A single Acetivibrio cellulolyticus CD2 DNA region contains:
- a CDS encoding sporulation protein: MMSLLNKAMASVGFGSAKVDIQLDNQKLCEGEQVNGFVSILGGKTEQKASKVSLILISYMKFNEENYENRKSIEISSFDIAQDVKIKPNEEIKIPFSFVLPNDTPISFNKDVVWIETSLDIKMAFDPSDKIYIHVMPHPFIQSVLNVLQKDLKFIMTKYENVYVPNNGNHLPIVQVFEFNPTLHLIGNLNEMRMMFFVDDLRGLEIVLELSRKALGSKDHTNSINDSKTRIFISKEEFKNDNSYLSDLVLQRIQSLLV; the protein is encoded by the coding sequence ATGATGTCATTATTAAACAAAGCAATGGCAAGTGTGGGATTTGGGTCAGCAAAAGTAGATATACAGCTTGATAATCAAAAATTATGTGAAGGTGAACAAGTAAATGGATTTGTAAGTATTTTGGGTGGAAAAACCGAGCAGAAGGCTTCTAAGGTATCCTTAATACTTATATCATATATGAAATTTAATGAAGAGAATTATGAAAATAGAAAATCTATTGAGATTTCAAGCTTTGATATTGCGCAAGATGTAAAGATTAAGCCTAATGAAGAAATTAAAATTCCTTTTTCCTTTGTTTTGCCAAACGATACACCTATTTCCTTTAATAAGGATGTGGTTTGGATTGAAACAAGTTTGGACATCAAAATGGCTTTTGATCCTTCTGACAAAATCTATATACATGTGATGCCGCATCCATTTATTCAGAGCGTTTTAAATGTACTTCAGAAAGATTTAAAATTTATTATGACTAAATATGAAAATGTATATGTTCCTAATAATGGCAATCATCTTCCTATTGTTCAGGTATTTGAATTTAATCCAACATTACATTTGATTGGGAACCTTAATGAAATGAGAATGATGTTTTTTGTGGATGATTTAAGAGGTCTTGAGATTGTTCTGGAATTATCCAGAAAGGCACTTGGCTCTAAGGATCATACTAACTCCATAAATGATAGCAAGACCCGGATTTTTATATCCAAAGAGGAATTTAAAAATGACAATAGCTATTTGTCAGATTTAGTATTACAAAGAATTCAAAGCTTATTAGTTTAG
- a CDS encoding IS110 family transposase, producing the protein FISKKGKGRFDNPDEIAATFKKAARSSYRLPKTVTHSVNQVLAVSFSAIKAYKEQLKIFDKAIEEQIKLIPNPLTSIKGIGPVYSAGIIAEIGDIHRFKDHAALAKFAGISWTKHQSGNFTASNTKLIKFGNRYLRYYFMEATNKVRLHDHELKRFYELKYSQTPKTAHKRALALTARKFVRLVYALLHSNRLYIPPKGD; encoded by the coding sequence TTTATCAGCAAAAAAGGTAAGGGCCGCTTTGATAATCCTGATGAAATTGCAGCCACTTTTAAGAAAGCTGCAAGAAGTTCATACCGTCTTCCCAAAACGGTTACTCATTCAGTAAATCAGGTACTTGCTGTGTCTTTTTCAGCTATAAAAGCTTATAAGGAACAGCTCAAAATCTTTGATAAGGCTATTGAGGAACAAATTAAACTTATTCCTAATCCTTTAACCTCTATCAAAGGAATCGGCCCTGTATACTCTGCCGGAATAATAGCAGAAATTGGTGATATTCATCGTTTCAAAGATCATGCTGCATTAGCTAAATTTGCGGGTATTTCCTGGACAAAACACCAATCAGGAAACTTTACGGCTTCAAATACTAAATTAATTAAGTTTGGTAACCGTTATTTGCGTTACTACTTCATGGAAGCAACTAACAAAGTGAGATTGCACGATCACGAGTTAAAACGCTTCTATGAATTAAAATATAGCCAAACCCCAAAAACAGCTCATAAAAGGGCACTTGCATTAACTGCCAGAAAATTCGTTCGACTTGTCTATGCACTGCTGCATAGCAATCGACTTTATATTCCACCAAAAGGAGATTAA
- a CDS encoding glycosyl hydrolase: MKKKPIKKVFLSLALAVMIPAMSFVGTTGALAEEGVKYEFEDGVQNGAQIYTDYVGKTDAGLSFDLSGASCSFIGQKGTSTSVNVNIDKAGLYDLVVRYAEPYDANKKVQYLNVNDSNQGEVSFGYTLEWKEISAGIVKLNAGSNNIEFESYWGYTFFDYLIVKPADESITNLKVDKTLSNPYATNEAKSLMSYLCDVYGKHIISGQQELCGSHNYSGSEAEFTYIQDKTGEMPALRGFDFMNYRGNGLEWDDACAERLIEWYKEKNGIPALCWHWFSPGDIGKKAANSFYTESTTFSISKALTSGTEENKALLNDIEHMAGKFQQLEDAGVPVLFRPVHEAEGGWFWWGAEGPEPCVKLYRLLYDKFTNEYGLNNIIWVWNSYAYDSSSKWYPGDDVVDIVGYDKYNAKDGLPNGSAIASTFYSLVKLTNGNKLIAMSENDTIPQVSTLMNESAGWLYFCPWYGWWLTGEQNNPVAWLTEMYKSDYCITLDELPDLKTYPISGFNASPTVKVTPTPTKTTATPTPTQSDVIVGDVNGDSSINSIDFGYFRKYLLGTIKDFPVENDLKAADLNGDKSINSIDFGYMRMYLLGTIKLFPASETIMFQREGL, from the coding sequence ATGAAAAAGAAACCTATAAAAAAGGTTTTTTTATCATTGGCATTGGCAGTAATGATACCTGCAATGTCATTTGTAGGTACTACAGGTGCTCTAGCAGAAGAAGGTGTTAAGTACGAATTTGAGGACGGTGTCCAGAATGGAGCCCAAATTTATACTGACTATGTTGGAAAAACCGATGCTGGACTTTCCTTCGACCTAAGCGGTGCATCCTGCAGCTTTATTGGGCAAAAAGGGACAAGCACTTCTGTTAACGTCAATATTGACAAGGCTGGGCTTTATGACTTGGTTGTTCGCTATGCTGAGCCATATGATGCAAACAAAAAAGTACAATACCTTAATGTAAATGATTCCAATCAGGGAGAGGTAAGTTTCGGTTATACTCTTGAATGGAAAGAGATTTCAGCAGGTATTGTAAAGCTTAATGCCGGATCTAACAATATTGAATTCGAAAGCTACTGGGGTTATACCTTTTTTGATTATCTGATTGTTAAACCTGCTGATGAAAGCATAACAAACCTAAAAGTAGATAAAACATTGTCAAACCCTTATGCTACAAACGAAGCAAAATCACTTATGAGTTATCTATGTGACGTTTATGGCAAACACATAATTTCAGGTCAGCAAGAACTTTGCGGATCACATAACTATAGCGGCTCTGAAGCTGAGTTTACTTACATACAGGATAAAACCGGAGAAATGCCTGCTTTAAGAGGTTTTGACTTTATGAACTACAGAGGAAACGGTTTAGAATGGGATGATGCCTGTGCTGAACGTCTTATTGAGTGGTATAAAGAAAAGAATGGTATACCTGCACTTTGCTGGCACTGGTTCTCACCTGGTGATATTGGCAAGAAAGCTGCAAACAGCTTTTACACGGAAAGTACAACTTTCAGCATATCAAAGGCTTTGACTTCTGGAACAGAAGAAAATAAAGCGCTGTTAAACGATATTGAACATATGGCCGGAAAGTTTCAGCAGCTTGAGGATGCCGGAGTTCCTGTATTGTTCAGGCCTGTACATGAAGCAGAAGGCGGATGGTTCTGGTGGGGAGCAGAAGGCCCGGAACCTTGTGTTAAACTCTATAGACTTCTTTATGATAAGTTCACAAATGAGTACGGATTGAATAACATTATATGGGTATGGAATTCATATGCTTATGACTCATCATCTAAATGGTATCCAGGTGATGATGTAGTTGATATTGTTGGTTACGATAAGTACAATGCTAAGGATGGTTTACCTAACGGAAGTGCAATAGCATCTACATTCTACAGCCTTGTAAAGCTTACAAACGGAAATAAGCTTATTGCAATGAGTGAAAATGATACAATTCCTCAGGTTTCAACTCTTATGAACGAATCAGCCGGCTGGCTTTATTTCTGCCCATGGTATGGCTGGTGGTTGACAGGAGAACAGAACAATCCTGTTGCATGGCTGACTGAGATGTATAAGAGTGATTACTGTATAACCCTAGATGAGCTACCAGACCTTAAAACTTACCCTATATCAGGTTTTAATGCTTCACCAACAGTTAAAGTTACTCCTACACCAACAAAAACAACAGCAACTCCAACACCTACTCAATCGGATGTAATTGTAGGTGACGTAAATGGGGATAGCAGCATAAATTCAATTGATTTTGGCTACTTTAGGAAGTATCTTTTAGGAACCATAAAAGATTTCCCTGTAGAGAATGATTTAAAAGCTGCTGATCTAAATGGTGATAAAAGTATAAATTCTATTGACTTTGGATATATGAGAATGTATTTGCTTGGAACTATAAAATTGTTTCCGGCATCTGAAACAATAATGTTTCAAAGGGAAGGGTTATAG
- a CDS encoding redox-sensing transcriptional repressor Rex — translation MSERVISKQALLRLPLYLNYLKSLPEKDFENISATTIAAGLELNDVQVRKDLACVSKGGRPKLGYVTLDLIKDIERYLGYDDTHDAIIVGAGRLGGALLSYEGFKEYGLNIVGAFDTDEKKVGTEICGKIVFPMSKLKELCERMKIRIAIITVPGPAAQKVCDILVDSGIYAIWNFAPVHLKVPNKILVQQENMAASLAVLSAHLAEAIEKNEI, via the coding sequence ATGAGTGAAAGAGTTATCTCAAAACAAGCTCTTTTAAGACTACCATTGTATTTGAATTATTTAAAATCGTTACCAGAGAAGGATTTTGAGAACATTTCTGCAACAACGATTGCTGCAGGCTTGGAATTAAACGATGTACAGGTTAGAAAAGACTTAGCCTGTGTAAGTAAAGGTGGGCGTCCCAAGTTAGGCTATGTTACTTTGGACTTAATAAAGGATATAGAGAGATATCTTGGATATGACGATACACACGATGCAATAATTGTAGGTGCAGGAAGGCTTGGAGGTGCTCTTTTATCATATGAGGGATTTAAGGAGTATGGACTGAATATTGTTGGGGCATTCGATACTGATGAGAAAAAAGTCGGTACTGAAATATGTGGGAAAATAGTATTTCCTATGAGCAAATTAAAGGAATTGTGCGAAAGAATGAAGATTCGTATTGCGATCATTACCGTTCCCGGTCCTGCAGCGCAAAAGGTGTGTGACATCCTTGTAGATAGCGGCATATATGCTATATGGAATTTTGCACCTGTACATCTTAAAGTACCAAACAAGATTTTGGTCCAACAGGAAAATATGGCAGCATCGTTAGCAGTGCTATCGGCACATTTGGCAGAGGCAATTGAGAAAAATGAAATTTGA
- a CDS encoding RDD family protein: MDSNNNDEFINYENSSNPRPWIRYWARSIDMNIFLAFLVLLKLIFFPNRQLDITIASLGLYLLWIPLEAQLLSTWGTTPGKWLLNVKVRDSKLNKLTLKTALLRSLYVWTIGLGMGLFSSITIVISYFTLKNTKITIWDKSFNCNILHEEVPKERLIIIIAVIIFLPLFVVSFI, translated from the coding sequence TTGGACTCAAATAATAATGATGAATTTATAAATTATGAAAATTCCAGTAATCCTAGACCATGGATAAGATATTGGGCCAGATCAATCGATATGAATATTTTTTTAGCATTTCTTGTTTTGCTTAAACTGATTTTTTTCCCAAACAGGCAACTTGACATAACTATAGCTAGTTTAGGACTTTATTTATTATGGATCCCCCTCGAAGCACAACTTTTATCAACATGGGGAACTACTCCTGGTAAATGGCTGTTAAATGTAAAAGTTAGAGACTCAAAATTAAATAAACTTACCTTGAAAACTGCTCTGTTAAGAAGTTTATATGTATGGACAATTGGGTTGGGAATGGGCCTTTTTTCAAGTATTACAATAGTTATTTCTTATTTTACTCTTAAAAATACAAAAATTACAATTTGGGACAAGTCTTTTAACTGCAATATTTTACATGAAGAAGTTCCAAAAGAGAGGTTAATTATTATTATTGCTGTGATTATATTTTTGCCATTATTTGTTGTATCGTTTATCTAG
- a CDS encoding DUF6055 domain-containing protein, producing the protein MRSKSLTVITALVVIMTSVLWSNPSMVIGAEDYQARDPFYSMTDTNVNRATSTHFQIIWGKNDQTGTVTDAFIQGNLTNLEGIWKTYITDMGYKDPGISINSNASTTKYKTNVYVTRTGLSNHAEGWAFMSSDSDGYGYIIVDPGAMRVDPPSWVLPHEFGHVVTSHQKGWVGSTITGAWWETAANWLCDQFLTSANYQYNGKTYGPDTNFFTPLYMNSSLCSPHGRDYYDCWSILQYLTENPDNYPYYGKDFVKRMMQEAKMNEYPYDIIQRLAPGVSIKDTLGNYAKRMATQDFAQKTLYRKKFSEFISIDTNKQTVYTQLEKVSDKINWWRVPLERAPQQTGFNIIPLTPQGTGDGRLITVNFNGLKNTLRGADWRVCLVVQDTSGNTRYSTLWNNGKNSITLSSTENTVYLVVVATPDTLLPMDAFADETASPFASAPEKQTMPYEVQITGADPYEAVNITSGLSGTKHSNGGGFVQSTAKVASTAYVGPNAVVLGKAQVLENARIEDYAKVEGNAIVSGNAVVSGHAIIKENAVVKDFAKVRDFAVMMGTSEASGNAKVLESARIIEDRTITDYGVAKGLSSPAGTASVSGEGIVDGDYIDSTNVSKGVAFGWLRGQDYADGLSCTPSLYTGYEFSSQSNVFARDKFGVTNGILRGEPKWSSSLEGHSGIVQLDGSTQYITLENSVSDMKDIEIRASIYWDGDTANQRIFSFASAKDKYMYLTPSDENGKVKFEICRGSNLKTLTGNASVPAGSWSDVRVVLSGNTGALYVNNNVVSVRNDIDINPEDLNAPNVNTQSNCNYIGRGILEDQPYFKGAIDSFYVYFKSVDSVLPTPTPTPSFTPTPTASNLKVGDVNGDGSFNSIDFAILRSYLLGMISDLPAVDDLYCADVNGDSSINTIDFGYMRKYLLGMINKFPKE; encoded by the coding sequence ATGCGGTCAAAATCATTAACAGTGATTACTGCTCTGGTAGTAATTATGACGTCAGTTTTGTGGTCAAACCCTAGTATGGTAATAGGTGCGGAAGATTACCAAGCAAGAGATCCTTTCTATTCAATGACAGATACTAATGTCAACAGGGCAACTTCTACACACTTTCAAATTATCTGGGGCAAAAATGATCAAACAGGCACAGTCACTGACGCATTTATACAAGGGAATTTAACCAATTTGGAAGGTATCTGGAAAACTTATATCACCGATATGGGATACAAGGATCCTGGTATATCAATCAATTCAAACGCTTCAACTACCAAGTACAAAACCAATGTCTATGTAACCAGGACAGGGCTTTCAAACCATGCAGAAGGTTGGGCATTTATGTCAAGCGATTCCGATGGATACGGCTATATTATAGTTGATCCCGGAGCGATGAGAGTTGATCCTCCTTCCTGGGTGCTTCCACATGAATTCGGCCATGTTGTTACATCTCACCAGAAGGGCTGGGTTGGCAGTACCATCACTGGAGCCTGGTGGGAAACGGCAGCAAATTGGTTATGTGACCAATTCCTTACCAGTGCCAATTACCAATATAACGGAAAAACTTATGGGCCCGATACAAACTTTTTTACCCCCCTGTACATGAATTCAAGTCTATGCTCTCCACATGGCAGAGACTATTATGACTGCTGGTCCATCCTTCAATATCTCACAGAAAATCCTGACAATTATCCATACTACGGCAAGGATTTTGTAAAGAGGATGATGCAGGAAGCAAAAATGAATGAATATCCCTATGACATTATCCAAAGACTTGCCCCTGGAGTATCAATCAAAGATACACTGGGAAACTATGCAAAGAGAATGGCAACACAGGACTTTGCGCAAAAAACACTATATCGCAAGAAATTCAGTGAATTTATTTCAATTGACACAAATAAACAGACAGTCTATACACAACTTGAAAAGGTCAGTGACAAAATCAATTGGTGGAGAGTCCCTCTTGAAAGGGCTCCACAACAAACTGGCTTTAATATTATTCCTTTAACTCCTCAAGGAACAGGAGACGGCCGGTTAATAACTGTAAATTTCAATGGTCTTAAAAACACCTTGAGGGGAGCAGACTGGAGGGTATGCCTGGTAGTACAGGACACAAGCGGCAATACAAGGTATTCTACCTTATGGAACAACGGCAAAAACTCCATAACCCTTTCAAGTACAGAAAACACTGTGTACCTTGTCGTAGTTGCTACTCCCGATACGCTTCTGCCCATGGATGCCTTTGCCGATGAAACTGCTTCACCCTTTGCATCCGCTCCTGAAAAACAAACTATGCCTTATGAAGTTCAGATCACCGGTGCAGATCCTTATGAGGCCGTGAATATTACCTCGGGTTTAAGCGGCACTAAGCATTCGAACGGTGGAGGTTTTGTTCAAAGCACAGCTAAAGTTGCTTCTACGGCCTATGTAGGACCAAATGCGGTTGTATTAGGAAAGGCGCAGGTCTTGGAAAACGCCAGAATTGAGGATTACGCCAAAGTAGAGGGAAATGCAATAGTTTCTGGCAATGCAGTAGTAAGCGGCCATGCTATTATCAAGGAAAATGCCGTAGTAAAGGATTTTGCCAAAGTGAGGGATTTCGCTGTAATGATGGGCACATCAGAAGCCAGCGGAAATGCAAAAGTTTTAGAAAGTGCAAGAATTATAGAAGACAGGACAATAACAGATTACGGTGTTGCAAAAGGATTGTCATCTCCTGCTGGAACCGCAAGTGTATCGGGAGAAGGAATAGTAGACGGTGATTACATTGACAGTACCAATGTCAGTAAAGGTGTTGCATTCGGCTGGTTAAGAGGTCAAGATTATGCTGATGGGCTTTCCTGCACTCCCTCACTTTATACCGGTTATGAGTTTAGTTCCCAAAGCAATGTCTTTGCCCGGGATAAGTTCGGAGTAACAAATGGCATTTTAAGAGGTGAACCTAAATGGTCCTCATCATTAGAAGGTCATTCAGGAATTGTGCAATTAGACGGAAGTACTCAGTACATCACCTTGGAAAATTCCGTATCTGATATGAAAGATATAGAAATACGCGCATCTATTTATTGGGATGGCGATACAGCCAATCAGAGGATCTTTTCTTTTGCCTCCGCAAAAGATAAATATATGTATCTAACACCCTCAGATGAAAATGGAAAAGTTAAGTTTGAGATATGCAGAGGCAGCAATTTAAAAACACTTACGGGAAATGCATCAGTGCCTGCCGGAAGCTGGTCTGATGTTCGTGTGGTATTATCAGGTAATACGGGAGCGTTGTATGTTAATAACAATGTAGTATCAGTAAGAAATGACATTGATATTAACCCGGAAGATCTCAATGCTCCAAATGTAAACACTCAAAGCAACTGCAATTACATTGGCAGAGGTATTCTTGAAGATCAGCCTTATTTTAAAGGTGCAATTGATTCATTCTATGTTTATTTTAAGTCTGTAGACTCTGTTTTACCAACACCGACGCCAACTCCTTCATTTACGCCAACCCCCACCGCTTCTAACTTAAAAGTAGGCGATGTTAACGGTGATGGATCTTTTAACTCGATAGACTTTGCAATTTTAAGGAGTTATCTGCTTGGAATGATAAGTGATTTGCCCGCTGTTGATGACTTGTACTGCGCAGATGTCAACGGCGATAGTTCCATTAATACAATTGACTTTGGATATATGAGAAAATACTTGTTAGGGATGATTAATAAGTTCCCAAAAGAGTAG
- a CDS encoding cellulase family glycosylhydrolase produces the protein MKKHQKFIKIVTFLSLITLLGTSLFVPSVFGAPYSYDLTATDTVLDMGIGWNLGNTLEACGSWISGTSVSNYETAWGNPVTTKAMIDGVKAAGFKSIRIPVAWSNLMASDYTINADLLKRVKEVVDYCSSNDMYAIVNIHWDGGWFANFATNYDESMKKYTSVWTQISSYFKDYPKNLILESLNEEGCWDTIWNRWSGSTGEDKTRAYNILNSINQKFVDIVRASGGNNASRCLLIAGYSTDIDLTCDSCFKMPTDTIKDKLIISVHYYTPSTFTILTEDASWGKCATTWGTDAEINQVKTDFNKMKTKFADKGFPVIIGEYGTVTTNKELASVRRYITTVCKTAYDLGFCPMLWDSSEHYSRTEAKIKDTELAAFFYKYKDASRITIPTATPTMTTTPTVTPNVTPTSIIVYGDTNGDGSFNALDFAAVRLYLLGINNGPTYSEWKKASDVNGDGNVNSIDFALMKSKLLGLINKFPVEQ, from the coding sequence ATGAAAAAGCATCAGAAATTCATAAAAATAGTGACTTTTTTATCATTAATAACACTATTGGGGACCTCACTATTTGTTCCAAGTGTATTTGGAGCACCATATTCATATGATTTAACAGCAACTGATACAGTTCTTGATATGGGAATTGGCTGGAATTTAGGAAATACATTGGAAGCTTGTGGCAGTTGGATAAGCGGCACCTCGGTAAGCAACTACGAAACTGCATGGGGCAATCCGGTTACAACTAAGGCTATGATAGATGGTGTAAAAGCAGCAGGTTTTAAATCCATACGTATTCCTGTAGCCTGGTCAAACCTTATGGCAAGTGATTATACAATCAACGCGGATCTTCTAAAACGTGTTAAAGAAGTAGTTGATTACTGTTCAAGCAACGATATGTATGCCATTGTGAATATTCATTGGGATGGCGGATGGTTTGCAAATTTTGCAACAAATTATGATGAATCTATGAAAAAATACACATCAGTATGGACTCAGATAAGCAGTTATTTCAAGGACTATCCAAAAAATCTGATTTTGGAATCACTTAATGAGGAAGGCTGCTGGGACACTATCTGGAATAGATGGAGCGGTTCAACAGGAGAAGATAAAACACGTGCATATAATATTCTTAATAGTATTAATCAGAAGTTTGTCGACATCGTCAGAGCATCGGGCGGAAATAATGCCTCACGATGTCTGCTGATTGCCGGATACTCAACAGATATTGATCTTACATGTGATTCTTGCTTCAAGATGCCTACAGATACTATAAAAGATAAGTTGATAATTTCTGTACATTATTATACTCCATCTACATTTACAATTCTTACAGAAGACGCTTCATGGGGCAAATGTGCAACTACATGGGGAACAGATGCTGAAATCAATCAGGTTAAAACTGATTTTAATAAAATGAAAACAAAGTTTGCAGATAAAGGATTCCCTGTCATCATAGGAGAATACGGTACTGTAACAACAAATAAAGAGCTTGCCAGTGTAAGGCGCTACATTACAACGGTTTGTAAAACGGCCTATGACCTGGGATTCTGTCCAATGCTTTGGGATAGTAGTGAGCATTATTCAAGAACTGAAGCTAAAATTAAAGATACTGAACTAGCGGCATTTTTCTATAAATATAAAGATGCTTCCCGTATTACTATACCAACTGCAACCCCAACTATGACTACAACACCTACTGTAACGCCTAATGTAACGCCTACTTCAATAATTGTCTATGGAGATACTAATGGTGACGGTAGTTTTAATGCACTTGATTTTGCTGCAGTCAGACTGTATTTACTGGGTATTAATAACGGCCCTACATATAGTGAGTGGAAAAAAGCATCAGACGTTAACGGAGATGGAAATGTCAATTCAATTGACTTTGCTTTAATGAAAAGTAAGCTTTTAGGATTAATCAATAAGTTTCCGGTAGAACAGTAA